From a region of the Actinopolymorpha singaporensis genome:
- the paaN gene encoding phenylacetic acid degradation protein PaaN — MDADTLDQAVAAIRSRGYYSAFPESPSPRVYGPDAAAEGQRAFEAWEGRAFPVSVPGADGAVATEKSPFGIPLGVRYPQVGAGGLDDLLTAARAGMARWRDAGPDTRVEVTLEILQRLHGRVFELANAVMATTGQAFVMAFQAGGTHALDRALEAVAFAHTEMTRHPATMVWERPAKGDPVRVEKTFTVVPRGVAVVIGCTTFPTWNSYPGLFASLVTGNPVVVKPHPRAVLPLAITVQTCQEVLAERGFDPHLVTLAAEAEDAGLAKDLATRPEVRIVDFTGSGEFGGWLESHATQALVHTEKSGVNPVVIDSTGSFRGLTANLAFTLSLYSGQMCTTSQNIYVPAGGIETDEGHKSFADVGAGLAAAVDKLLADEARAVELLGAIVNDDVLGRVERAADLGEMVLESRSLDHPTHPDAVVRTPAIVAVDAGGPGDPGDRPYARECFGPVTFLVRTADTSESLDLVRRLGHERGAMTAAVYSTSEPVLDAAREVALDVGVALSENLTGGVYVNQSAAFSDYHGTGANPAANAAYVDAAYVTGRFRIVQSRRPAPA, encoded by the coding sequence GTGGATGCCGACACTCTCGACCAGGCCGTCGCCGCAATCCGTTCCCGCGGCTACTACTCCGCGTTCCCCGAGTCCCCGAGCCCACGTGTCTACGGACCCGACGCGGCCGCGGAGGGGCAGCGGGCGTTCGAGGCGTGGGAGGGACGGGCCTTTCCGGTCAGCGTCCCGGGCGCGGACGGCGCCGTGGCCACCGAGAAGTCGCCGTTCGGCATCCCGCTCGGCGTGCGCTATCCACAGGTCGGCGCCGGGGGCCTGGACGACCTGCTCACCGCCGCCCGGGCCGGCATGGCCCGGTGGCGGGACGCCGGACCCGACACCCGGGTCGAGGTGACGCTGGAGATCCTGCAGCGGCTGCACGGACGCGTCTTCGAGCTCGCGAACGCGGTGATGGCGACCACCGGCCAGGCGTTCGTGATGGCCTTCCAGGCCGGTGGGACGCACGCGCTGGACCGGGCGCTGGAGGCGGTGGCGTTCGCCCACACCGAGATGACCCGGCACCCGGCGACGATGGTGTGGGAGCGCCCGGCCAAGGGCGACCCCGTGCGGGTGGAGAAGACGTTCACCGTCGTCCCCCGCGGGGTCGCGGTGGTGATCGGGTGTACGACGTTCCCCACCTGGAACTCCTACCCCGGCCTGTTCGCGTCCCTGGTCACCGGCAACCCGGTCGTGGTGAAGCCGCACCCGCGGGCGGTGCTCCCCCTGGCCATCACCGTCCAGACCTGCCAGGAGGTCCTGGCCGAGCGCGGCTTCGACCCGCACCTCGTCACCCTCGCCGCCGAGGCCGAAGACGCCGGCCTGGCGAAGGACCTCGCCACCCGTCCGGAGGTGCGGATCGTCGACTTCACCGGGTCGGGGGAGTTCGGCGGCTGGCTGGAGTCACACGCCACCCAGGCACTCGTCCACACCGAGAAGTCCGGCGTCAACCCGGTCGTGATCGACTCCACCGGCTCCTTCCGCGGCCTCACGGCCAACCTCGCGTTCACGCTGTCGCTGTACTCCGGGCAGATGTGCACGACCTCGCAGAACATCTACGTGCCGGCCGGCGGGATCGAGACCGACGAGGGTCACAAGAGCTTCGCCGACGTCGGCGCGGGACTCGCCGCGGCAGTCGACAAGCTGCTCGCCGACGAGGCCCGGGCGGTCGAGTTGCTCGGCGCGATCGTGAACGACGACGTGCTCGGCCGGGTGGAGCGAGCCGCGGACCTCGGTGAGATGGTGCTGGAGTCGCGCTCGCTGGACCACCCCACGCACCCGGACGCGGTGGTCCGCACCCCCGCGATCGTGGCGGTCGACGCGGGTGGTCCGGGCGACCCCGGGGACCGGCCGTACGCCCGGGAGTGCTTCGGCCCGGTGACGTTCCTCGTCCGGACGGCCGACACCAGCGAGTCGCTGGACCTGGTGCGCCGGCTCGGCCACGAGCGCGGCGCGATGACCGCGGCGGTGTACTCCACCTCCGAGCCGGTCCTGGACGCCGCCCGGGAGGTCGCGCTGGACGTGGGCGTCGCCTTGTCGGAGAACCTCACCGGCGGGGTGTACGTCAACCAGTCGGCGGCGTTCAGCGACTACCACGGCACGGGCGCCAACCCGGCCGCCAACGCCGCCTACGTCGACGCGGCCTACGTGACCGGCCGGTTCCGGATCGTGCAGAGCCGCCGGCCGGCCCCGGCCTGA
- a CDS encoding aldo/keto reductase, giving the protein MEKRRLGRLEHQSSVLIYGAAALAEVTQDVADASIQEALDAGINHFDTAASYGDAELRLGPWMPRIRDQIFLATKTGEREREAAWAQINASLERLQTDRLDLIQLHAVGDREELDKATGTGGALEAAIRARDEGLVSHIGITGHGHEAPATHREALRRFPFDTVLTPLNYALGRDETYYNAWQELAAETQRVDAGLMIIKTVARRTWTEDDHRYTTWYEPLDDQDNITAALAWVLSHPQITGIATAGEVRLLSKLIQGEKDRASLSAEQIAGRLDKVDAYASPFVSMPI; this is encoded by the coding sequence ATGGAAAAGCGGCGGCTAGGACGGCTCGAGCACCAGAGCAGCGTCCTCATCTACGGCGCGGCAGCGCTCGCCGAGGTGACCCAGGACGTCGCCGACGCGTCGATCCAGGAGGCGCTGGACGCGGGCATCAACCACTTCGACACGGCCGCGAGCTACGGCGACGCCGAACTGCGGCTGGGCCCGTGGATGCCGCGCATCCGTGACCAGATCTTCCTCGCCACCAAGACCGGTGAGCGGGAGCGTGAGGCGGCCTGGGCGCAGATCAACGCCTCCCTGGAACGCCTGCAGACCGACCGGCTCGACCTGATCCAGCTGCACGCGGTCGGTGACCGTGAGGAGCTGGACAAGGCGACCGGCACCGGTGGCGCGCTGGAGGCGGCGATCCGGGCGCGCGACGAGGGCCTGGTGTCCCACATCGGGATCACCGGCCACGGCCACGAGGCGCCGGCCACCCACCGCGAGGCGCTGCGCAGGTTCCCGTTCGACACCGTGCTCACCCCGCTCAACTACGCCCTCGGCCGCGACGAGACCTACTACAACGCGTGGCAGGAGCTGGCGGCCGAGACGCAGCGGGTGGACGCCGGTCTGATGATCATCAAGACGGTTGCCCGGCGCACCTGGACCGAGGACGACCACCGTTACACGACGTGGTACGAGCCGCTGGACGACCAGGACAACATCACCGCCGCGCTGGCGTGGGTGCTCTCCCACCCGCAGATCACCGGCATCGCCACCGCCGGCGAGGTGCGGTTGCTGTCCAAGCTCATCCAGGGTGAAAAGGACCGTGCCTCGCTGAGCGCCGAGCAGATCGCCGGGCGACTGGACAAGGTCGACGCGTACGCCTCGCCGTTCGTGTCGATGCCCATCTGA
- a CDS encoding DNA/RNA non-specific endonuclease, which yields MARRGVAGESSTRVARAIVRRLEKMSGRRVRVHHVDPSDARVNRHHLPGHTPSGHTTARDAPNSRRGWEPDTIYRVHDRDTGLSAVYQTDRHGRVSRVEGRLVRNKNVRDPDQQVLSGGADRRQSGNPQGYDTDAGGHIIARELGGSGAGINTLPQSWRENSYGQWRNMERRLKDLVDADNDVDLKVVPKYRGEGERPDWFKVEYTVTPRDGSPPYTVTEVISNRSKPK from the coding sequence ATGGCACGACGTGGTGTGGCGGGGGAGTCGAGCACGCGCGTGGCGCGCGCGATCGTCAGGCGGCTGGAGAAGATGTCCGGCCGGCGGGTCCGCGTTCATCACGTCGACCCCTCCGACGCCCGGGTCAACCGCCACCACCTGCCTGGCCACACGCCGTCGGGGCACACAACCGCCCGGGACGCGCCCAACTCCAGGCGCGGGTGGGAACCGGACACGATCTACCGCGTCCACGACCGGGACACCGGGCTCAGCGCGGTCTACCAGACCGACAGGCACGGCCGGGTCTCCCGGGTGGAGGGCCGGCTGGTGCGGAACAAGAACGTCCGCGACCCCGACCAGCAGGTCCTGTCCGGAGGCGCCGACCGCCGCCAGTCCGGAAACCCGCAGGGCTACGACACCGACGCCGGCGGCCACATCATCGCCCGCGAGCTGGGCGGATCGGGAGCGGGGATCAACACGCTGCCGCAGAGCTGGCGGGAGAACAGCTACGGGCAGTGGCGCAACATGGAGCGGCGGCTGAAGGACCTGGTCGACGCCGACAACGACGTCGACCTGAAGGTCGTACCGAAGTACCGCGGTGAAGGAGAACGGCCGGACTGGTTCAAGGTGGAATACACCGTGACGCCGAGGGACGGCAGCCCGCCCTATACGGTCACGGAAGTAATCTCCAACCGCAGCAAGCCGAAGTAG
- a CDS encoding immunity protein YezG family protein gives MVDQARQQELLQAIGQALVDELPDDFTSARVVCSMVGDQARFDVVHTDRTGRQTSTGMPDDLYELFSDLRDATYETGKGAWYTARFELASDGRFSIDFDYDGEPSVASATEDDFREDLERYPREPDLVPGWYARRT, from the coding sequence ATGGTGGACCAGGCACGCCAACAGGAGCTCCTGCAGGCGATCGGGCAGGCGCTCGTCGACGAGTTGCCGGACGACTTCACCTCCGCCCGGGTGGTCTGCTCGATGGTCGGGGACCAGGCGCGGTTCGACGTCGTCCACACCGACCGGACCGGGCGGCAGACCTCGACCGGGATGCCCGACGATCTCTATGAGCTGTTCTCGGACCTGCGGGACGCGACGTACGAGACGGGCAAGGGCGCGTGGTACACCGCCCGGTTCGAGCTCGCCTCCGACGGGCGGTTCAGCATCGACTTCGACTACGACGGCGAGCCCAGCGTGGCGTCGGCGACCGAGGACGACTTCCGCGAGGACCTCGAGCGCTACCCCCGGGAGCCGGACCTCGTTCCGGGCTGGTACGCCCGCCGCACCTGA
- a CDS encoding NHL domain-containing thioredoxin family protein: protein MRIRAPELVGRGGWLNTGGRQYELADFRGRFLLLDFWTFCCVNCLHVLDELRPLEEKYSDVLVVVGVHSPKFAHEAEEAAVRSAIERYAVRHPVLDDPDLTTWQAYTARAWPTLTLVDPEGYVVAQYSGEGHAHALDALLAELVPAHDARATLRRDSSPYVPPPPPDTALRFPAKAAPLPDGNLLVADAGAHSLAVLAPDLETVVRRIGTGERGFLDGGPHEAAFREPNGLCLLPPDVAASAGYDVVVADTANHALRGVRLSTGQVHTLAGNGLQWMRGDGVGALSSPWDVAWYAGQVWVAMAGIHQLWTFDPASREARPVAGTTNEGLADGPLPQAWFAQTSGLAVSADGRRLWLADAETSALRYVEDGEVHTVVGTGLFDFGLRDGPAGQALLQHPLGVTVLPDDSVAVLDTYNGAVRRYDPAADTVTTLLAGLVEPSGAVVDGDTLIVVESAAHRVARFPLGGQVRSVREFAHQTQRPVTTVAPGVVELVVEFEPPPGQKLDDSAGPATRLFVSATPPALLREGEGSGTHLTRRLVLDAAVGDGVLHVAATAASCDEDAEHPMCHIHQQDWGVPVRLVEGAGATLSLVLGGSVEE, encoded by the coding sequence ATGCGGATACGTGCCCCTGAGCTGGTCGGACGTGGTGGCTGGCTGAACACCGGCGGCCGGCAGTACGAGCTGGCCGACTTCCGGGGCCGCTTCCTGCTGCTGGATTTCTGGACCTTCTGCTGTGTCAACTGTCTGCACGTCCTGGACGAGCTGCGGCCTCTGGAGGAGAAGTACTCCGACGTCCTGGTCGTGGTGGGCGTGCACTCGCCGAAGTTCGCCCACGAGGCGGAGGAGGCGGCCGTCCGGTCCGCGATCGAGCGGTACGCCGTCCGCCATCCCGTTCTCGACGATCCTGACCTGACCACCTGGCAGGCCTACACCGCGCGGGCCTGGCCGACGCTCACCCTGGTCGACCCGGAGGGGTACGTCGTCGCGCAGTACTCCGGCGAGGGCCACGCGCACGCGCTGGACGCCCTGCTGGCCGAACTCGTGCCGGCCCACGACGCCCGGGCGACCCTGCGCCGGGACTCCTCGCCGTACGTCCCGCCGCCCCCGCCCGACACCGCCCTGCGTTTCCCCGCCAAGGCGGCGCCCCTGCCCGACGGCAACCTGCTGGTCGCCGACGCGGGAGCGCACAGCCTGGCCGTGCTGGCGCCCGACCTGGAGACCGTCGTCCGCCGGATCGGCACCGGCGAGCGCGGCTTCCTCGACGGCGGCCCGCACGAGGCGGCGTTCCGCGAGCCGAACGGCCTGTGTCTCCTCCCGCCCGACGTCGCCGCGTCCGCCGGCTACGACGTGGTGGTCGCCGACACCGCCAACCACGCCCTGCGCGGCGTACGCCTGTCGACCGGTCAGGTGCACACCCTCGCCGGCAACGGCCTGCAGTGGATGCGTGGTGACGGGGTCGGCGCGCTGTCCAGCCCCTGGGACGTGGCGTGGTACGCCGGCCAGGTCTGGGTGGCGATGGCGGGGATCCACCAGCTGTGGACGTTCGACCCGGCGAGCCGGGAGGCGCGTCCGGTGGCGGGTACGACCAACGAGGGCCTGGCAGACGGCCCGCTGCCGCAGGCGTGGTTCGCCCAGACGTCCGGGCTCGCGGTGTCCGCGGACGGGCGGCGGTTGTGGCTGGCCGACGCCGAGACCTCCGCACTGCGCTACGTCGAGGACGGCGAGGTGCACACGGTCGTGGGCACCGGCCTGTTCGACTTCGGCCTGCGGGACGGCCCGGCCGGCCAGGCGTTGCTGCAGCACCCGCTCGGGGTGACCGTGCTGCCCGACGACTCGGTCGCGGTCCTCGACACCTACAACGGCGCCGTCCGCCGGTACGACCCCGCGGCGGACACGGTGACGACCCTCCTCGCCGGCCTGGTCGAGCCGAGCGGCGCCGTGGTCGACGGGGACACGCTGATCGTGGTGGAGTCGGCCGCGCACCGGGTGGCGAGGTTCCCGCTCGGCGGCCAGGTACGGTCCGTCCGCGAGTTCGCCCACCAGACCCAGCGCCCGGTGACGACGGTCGCGCCCGGTGTGGTGGAGCTGGTGGTGGAGTTCGAGCCGCCGCCGGGGCAGAAGCTGGACGACTCCGCCGGTCCGGCGACCAGGTTGTTCGTGTCCGCGACCCCGCCGGCGTTGCTGCGCGAGGGTGAGGGCAGCGGCACCCACCTCACCCGGCGGCTGGTCCTGGACGCCGCCGTCGGCGATGGTGTCCTGCACGTGGCGGCCACCGCGGCGAGCTGCGACGAGGACGCCGAGCACCCGATGTGCCACATCCACCAGCAGGACTGGGGCGTGCCGGTGCGGCTGGTGGAGGGTGCCGGGGCGACCCTGTCACTCGTCCTCGGGGGCAGCGTCGAGGAGTGA
- a CDS encoding TetR/AcrR family transcriptional regulator: protein MREATSTRGPGVSSAVHPASAAASDARPSRRELRRREFLADIGDAVRELVVAEGQPAVTMAAVAARLGVTAPALYRYAPQGRTGLLDLGCASVAHEVSAALRDYRASLGPDPLDQAVGICRAFRRWSLDHRAEFALLFAHPAEHLNQLAFRTGAPAGADPDDDAGADKGVEAEVIEAVHDLAWVFEETMLRLWAARSFDVPADETLPAALRTSLTGYRDEVLTRARAAGVAVDSLPVAAISTLLQCWVRVYGLISLETFGHLTHIGGDPEPLFESVLDELTRFAGAAPGRG, encoded by the coding sequence ATGAGAGAGGCCACATCGACGCGTGGTCCCGGTGTGTCCTCGGCCGTTCACCCTGCGAGCGCAGCTGCCTCGGACGCCCGGCCGAGCCGCCGGGAGTTGCGCCGGCGGGAGTTCCTCGCCGACATCGGCGACGCCGTCCGGGAGCTGGTCGTGGCCGAGGGGCAGCCCGCGGTGACCATGGCCGCGGTCGCCGCCCGGCTGGGCGTCACCGCGCCCGCGCTCTACCGCTACGCACCCCAGGGACGCACCGGCCTGCTGGACCTGGGCTGCGCCTCCGTCGCGCACGAGGTCAGCGCGGCCCTGCGCGACTACCGGGCCTCGCTGGGCCCTGACCCGCTCGACCAGGCGGTCGGCATCTGCCGGGCGTTCCGCCGTTGGTCGTTGGATCACCGCGCGGAGTTCGCCCTGCTCTTCGCGCACCCGGCGGAACACCTCAACCAGCTCGCGTTCCGCACCGGAGCACCGGCCGGCGCCGACCCCGACGACGACGCCGGCGCCGACAAGGGTGTCGAGGCCGAGGTGATCGAGGCCGTCCACGATCTCGCCTGGGTCTTCGAGGAGACGATGCTCCGGCTGTGGGCCGCCCGGTCCTTCGACGTACCAGCCGACGAGACGCTGCCCGCGGCGCTGCGGACCAGCCTCACCGGATACCGCGACGAGGTGCTCACCCGCGCCCGGGCGGCAGGCGTGGCAGTCGACTCGCTTCCGGTGGCCGCGATCTCCACCCTGCTGCAGTGCTGGGTACGGGTGTACGGCCTGATCTCGTTGGAGACGTTCGGGCACCTGACCCACATCGGCGGCGATCCCGAGCCGTTGTTCGAGTCCGTCCTCGACGAGCTGACCCGCTTCGCCGGCGCGGCTCCCGGCCGGGGCTGA
- a CDS encoding MMPL family transporter — MLARWAGLVVRRRWWILSVAAALAVLAGVASTTLTGRLDQGGYEVPGSESVRASAAVDKALGDHGVDALAVYTVPAGQSLRDPATVRAVQRKVADLPGAKVAGATGWWQQPAQLSRDGRTGAVGIRLQVTGKGDQLADWKTVQRALDGEAGATYGVPGLTVRFSGWAAMGVAVNAQTESDLKRAELVSFPVLMVLLVVVFGGLVAAGLPLVVGGIGIVGALGVLWVLSAFTDVSVFAMNIVTLLGLGLAIDYGLFLVSRFREELHTGAGAAAGGRSTGKDADRERVRAALAVAMRTSGRTVLVSGLTVAAALSGLLVFPQGMLRSIGLGGIAAVIVAALSAVTVLPALLAVLGPRVDAFAVPWVRSRRAGRPGNTGRHARPAVRAERGWGRVGRAVMRQPALVAVIVIGALLLAGTPFLRAEYAEVDASVLPKGNPVRTATEQVRDRLPAASTDAAQVILVGADGRAPGQRAVREFAADVSAVPGMGQVAPLGGKGDRVVLAAQVDGDPQGDAAQEAIGKVRDLAPPAGVDEVLVGGPTASLVDSLHAIGDRIPWMLAVLAGAVLVLLFLAFGSVVVPVKAVVLSGLSLTASFGAVVWIFQEGHLIGLLNTEAGPIDASIPVLMLAVLFGLSTDYELFLLSRIAEAYRSGASAKEAVVIGLGRTGGLISAAALLLAVVVGAFALSGLKFMKLIGLGMLIAIAVDATIVRGLLVPAVLALLGGAAWWAPRPLARLAHKLALEGPSETGPGAVERGPAPASAEADPGTGPDSGPATGPEAGRERAATF, encoded by the coding sequence ATGCTCGCACGCTGGGCAGGGCTGGTCGTGCGACGTCGCTGGTGGATTCTTTCGGTGGCGGCCGCTCTCGCGGTGCTCGCCGGGGTGGCGTCGACGACACTCACCGGCCGGCTCGACCAGGGCGGGTACGAGGTGCCCGGCAGCGAGTCCGTGCGCGCGAGCGCAGCCGTGGACAAGGCGCTCGGTGACCACGGCGTGGACGCCCTGGCCGTCTACACGGTGCCCGCGGGGCAGTCGTTGCGCGACCCGGCGACCGTTCGTGCCGTCCAGCGGAAGGTCGCCGACCTGCCCGGCGCGAAGGTGGCCGGTGCGACCGGCTGGTGGCAGCAGCCGGCGCAGCTGTCCCGCGACGGGCGTACCGGCGCGGTGGGCATCCGGTTGCAGGTGACCGGCAAGGGCGACCAACTGGCCGACTGGAAGACCGTGCAGCGGGCGCTGGACGGCGAGGCCGGCGCGACGTACGGCGTACCGGGCCTGACCGTGCGGTTCAGCGGCTGGGCGGCGATGGGGGTGGCGGTCAACGCGCAGACCGAGAGCGACCTGAAGCGGGCCGAACTCGTGTCGTTCCCCGTCCTGATGGTCCTGCTCGTGGTGGTCTTCGGCGGCCTGGTCGCGGCCGGGCTGCCCCTGGTCGTGGGTGGGATCGGCATCGTCGGCGCGCTCGGCGTGCTGTGGGTGCTCTCGGCGTTCACCGACGTGTCGGTGTTCGCGATGAACATCGTGACCCTGCTGGGCCTCGGCCTGGCCATCGACTACGGGTTGTTCCTCGTCAGCCGGTTCCGGGAGGAGTTGCACACCGGAGCGGGTGCGGCTGCCGGTGGACGGAGCACCGGAAAGGATGCCGACCGGGAACGCGTCCGGGCCGCCCTGGCGGTGGCGATGCGCACCTCCGGTCGCACCGTGCTGGTCTCCGGACTCACGGTGGCTGCGGCGCTCTCCGGGCTGCTGGTGTTCCCGCAGGGCATGCTGCGCTCGATCGGCCTGGGCGGGATCGCCGCGGTCATCGTGGCCGCGCTGTCCGCCGTCACCGTGCTGCCCGCGCTGCTCGCCGTCCTGGGCCCCCGGGTCGATGCGTTCGCGGTCCCGTGGGTGCGGAGCCGACGCGCCGGTCGCCCCGGGAACACCGGCCGGCACGCTCGGCCCGCGGTCCGGGCCGAGCGCGGCTGGGGCCGGGTCGGCCGGGCGGTGATGCGGCAACCCGCGCTGGTCGCGGTGATCGTGATCGGCGCGCTGCTGCTCGCAGGTACGCCGTTCCTGCGGGCGGAGTACGCCGAGGTGGACGCCTCGGTGCTGCCCAAGGGCAACCCGGTGCGCACCGCCACCGAGCAGGTGCGCGACCGGCTGCCGGCCGCGTCCACCGACGCGGCCCAGGTAATCCTCGTCGGCGCGGACGGCCGGGCCCCGGGGCAGCGGGCGGTGCGGGAGTTCGCCGCGGACGTCTCGGCGGTGCCCGGCATGGGACAGGTCGCCCCGCTCGGCGGGAAGGGTGACCGGGTGGTACTCGCCGCGCAGGTGGACGGCGACCCGCAGGGCGATGCCGCGCAGGAGGCGATCGGAAAGGTGCGCGACCTGGCTCCACCCGCGGGGGTCGACGAGGTCCTGGTCGGCGGACCCACCGCGTCGCTGGTCGACTCGCTGCACGCCATCGGCGACCGGATCCCGTGGATGCTCGCCGTGCTCGCGGGCGCGGTCCTGGTGTTGTTGTTCCTGGCATTCGGGTCGGTCGTCGTACCGGTGAAGGCGGTGGTGCTCTCGGGATTGTCGCTCACCGCGTCGTTCGGTGCTGTGGTGTGGATCTTCCAGGAGGGGCACCTGATCGGCCTGCTCAACACCGAGGCCGGGCCGATCGACGCGTCCATCCCGGTGCTGATGCTGGCCGTGCTGTTCGGGCTGTCCACCGACTACGAACTGTTCCTGCTGTCCCGGATCGCCGAGGCCTACCGGTCGGGTGCGTCGGCGAAGGAGGCCGTGGTCATCGGCCTGGGGCGTACCGGCGGGCTGATCAGCGCCGCCGCCCTGCTGCTGGCCGTGGTGGTGGGTGCGTTCGCGCTGAGCGGGCTGAAGTTCATGAAGCTGATCGGCCTCGGCATGTTGATCGCGATCGCCGTGGACGCCACGATCGTACGAGGACTGCTGGTGCCGGCGGTGCTCGCGCTGCTCGGCGGCGCCGCCTGGTGGGCACCCCGGCCGCTGGCCCGGCTGGCTCACAAGCTGGCGCTGGAAGGTCCGTCGGAGACGGGGCCGGGTGCGGTGGAACGCGGGCCCGCACCGGCTTCGGCCGAGGCCGACCCCGGAACAGGTCCGGATTCCGGCCCGGCGACCGGCCCCGAAGCCGGTCGGGAAAGGGCTGCTACCTTCTGA
- a CDS encoding TetR/AcrR family transcriptional regulator, translating to MDRTERVLAAAAELFVRFGVAKTTVDEIARAAGISKGAIYLEFQSKDALVEALVRHELRAYLRAAAARVLADEQGGRLSRIYHHCTAELLDRPFLRALYTRDVEVLGTRLRRNPPSASGPRLALSEGFVDRLRSAGLVRAEVDPAVLGHLMGVVSLGMIMIGPVRAGDETGPALLGQTLDLVADMFAATVDTPTGEGDVAAGKQAFLDLLGQIDGSLDMQAVTA from the coding sequence ATGGATCGGACCGAGCGGGTGCTGGCCGCTGCCGCCGAACTGTTCGTACGGTTCGGGGTGGCCAAGACCACCGTGGACGAGATCGCCCGGGCCGCCGGCATCTCCAAGGGCGCGATCTACCTGGAGTTCCAGAGCAAGGACGCCCTGGTCGAGGCCCTGGTCAGGCACGAGTTGCGGGCGTACCTCCGGGCCGCCGCCGCCCGCGTCCTGGCCGATGAGCAGGGCGGCCGGCTGTCCCGGATCTACCACCACTGCACCGCCGAACTCCTCGACCGGCCCTTCCTGCGCGCGCTCTACACCCGTGACGTCGAGGTGCTGGGCACGCGGCTGCGCCGCAACCCGCCCAGCGCGAGCGGCCCGCGGCTGGCGCTCAGCGAGGGGTTCGTGGATCGCCTGCGGTCGGCCGGCCTGGTCCGCGCCGAGGTCGACCCGGCGGTACTCGGCCACCTGATGGGCGTGGTCTCGCTGGGCATGATCATGATCGGCCCTGTCCGAGCCGGGGACGAGACCGGTCCCGCGCTCCTCGGCCAGACCCTCGACCTGGTCGCCGACATGTTCGCCGCGACCGTCGACACCCCGACCGGTGAGGGCGACGTGGCGGCGGGCAAGCAGGCGTTCCTCGATCTGCTCGGCCAGATCGACGGCAGCCTGGACATGCAGGCGGTGACCGCATGA
- the ccmA gene encoding heme ABC exporter ATP-binding protein CcmA, with protein sequence MSAPLLAVDGLRHAYGAHVVLDAVSFQVNAGTALAVVGRNGTGKSTLLRCLTGAEKPTGGTVTFDGRTYEETSADIRRDVATVFDDIDFFPDLTVAEHLDLLARAHGVPDPEVAVDDTLRELGIDGTTRQFPSTLSSGQRHRLALATAFVRPRRLLVLDEPEQRLDVEGRQWLAEKLRADLADGVAVVFASHSPDLIEAVATDTLRVGGDA encoded by the coding sequence ATGAGCGCGCCGCTGCTCGCCGTCGACGGCCTCCGTCACGCGTACGGCGCCCACGTCGTCCTGGACGCGGTGTCGTTCCAGGTGAACGCCGGCACCGCGCTGGCCGTGGTGGGCCGCAACGGCACCGGCAAGAGCACCCTGCTGCGCTGTCTCACCGGGGCGGAGAAGCCCACCGGCGGCACGGTGACCTTCGACGGCAGGACGTACGAGGAGACCTCGGCCGACATCCGCCGCGACGTGGCCACCGTCTTCGACGACATCGACTTCTTCCCCGACCTCACCGTCGCCGAGCACCTCGACCTGCTGGCCCGCGCACATGGCGTACCCGATCCCGAGGTCGCGGTCGACGACACGCTGCGCGAACTCGGGATCGACGGCACCACCCGCCAGTTCCCCAGCACGCTGTCGTCGGGGCAGCGGCACCGGCTCGCGCTGGCCACTGCGTTCGTCCGGCCGCGCCGGCTCCTGGTGCTCGACGAGCCCGAGCAGCGCCTGGACGTCGAGGGTCGGCAGTGGCTCGCCGAGAAGCTGCGCGCCGACCTGGCCGACGGGGTGGCGGTGGTGTTCGCGAGCCACTCGCCGGACCTGATCGAGGCGGTCGCCACCGACACCCTGCGCGTCGGCGGCGACGCATGA